One region of Paucibacter aquatile genomic DNA includes:
- the metH gene encoding methionine synthase: MTTTSPAVVATAAAAPAVPPMKLSGLEPVQIGEGSLFVNVGERTNVTGSKAFARMILNGQFEQALAVARQQVENGAQVIDVNMDEAMLDSQAAMVRFLNLIAGEPEIARVPIMIDSSKWSVIEAGLKCIQGKGIVNSISMKEGEAEFRRQAKLVRRYGAAAVVMAFDEQGQADTFARKIEICERAYKILVNEVGFPPEDIIFDPNIFAIATGIEEHNNYAVDFIEATRWIKQNLPGAKVSGGVSNVSFSFRGNDPVREAIHTVFLYHAIQAGLDMGIVNAGMVGVYDDLDAELRERVEDVVLNRRPDSGERLIEVAERAKGMAIDDTARLAWRAGDVNQRLSHALVHGITDFIDADTEEAWQAIQASGGRPLHVIEGPLMAGMNVVGDLFGAGKMFLPQVVKSARVMKQAVAHLLPYIEAEKKALIDAGGEAKPKGKIVIATVKGDVHDIGKNIVTVVLQCNNFEVVNMGVMVPCQDILARAKEEGADIIGLSGLITPSLEEMQHVAAEMQRDEHFRSRGTPLLIGGATCSRVHTAVKISPHYEGPVVYVPDASRSVGVCSDLLSDERAAKFIAELRSDYEQVRHLHANKKQTPMVSLAEARANKHAVDWASYRPPVPQFIGRRVIRNYDLADLAEAIDWGPFFQTWDLAGPFPAILKDEIVGSEAQRVFSDGKRMLERLIKGRWLQANGVFGLYPAAQVNDDDIEIYSDESRSEVLMTWHGLRMQSERPVVDGVKRPNRSLSDFIAPKGAVPDYIGLFAVTAGLGVEKKEAQFLADHDDYSAIMFKALADRLAEAFAERLHQRVRTEFWGYAADEALSNEALIQEQYRGIRPAPGYPACPDHLVKRALFQTLTPEEIGMGLTDSMAMTPAASVSGFYFAHPDAAYFNVGRIGEDQVADWAQRMALSKEAAERALAPLL; the protein is encoded by the coding sequence ATGACCACCACCTCTCCCGCCGTTGTTGCTACTGCTGCTGCCGCACCTGCTGTTCCGCCCATGAAGCTCTCGGGCCTGGAACCCGTGCAGATCGGCGAGGGCTCGCTCTTCGTCAACGTGGGCGAGCGCACCAATGTGACCGGCTCCAAGGCCTTTGCGCGCATGATCCTCAATGGCCAGTTCGAGCAGGCCCTGGCCGTGGCGCGCCAGCAGGTGGAGAACGGCGCCCAGGTCATCGATGTGAACATGGACGAGGCCATGCTGGACAGCCAGGCGGCCATGGTGCGCTTTCTGAACCTGATCGCCGGCGAGCCCGAGATCGCCCGCGTGCCCATCATGATCGACAGCTCCAAATGGAGCGTGATCGAGGCCGGCCTCAAGTGCATCCAGGGCAAGGGCATCGTCAACTCAATCTCCATGAAGGAGGGCGAGGCCGAGTTCCGCCGCCAGGCCAAGTTGGTGCGCCGCTACGGCGCCGCGGCCGTGGTCATGGCCTTTGACGAGCAGGGCCAGGCCGACACCTTCGCCCGCAAGATCGAGATCTGCGAGCGCGCTTACAAGATCCTGGTGAACGAGGTCGGTTTTCCGCCCGAGGACATCATCTTCGACCCGAATATCTTCGCCATTGCCACCGGCATCGAAGAGCACAACAACTACGCGGTCGACTTCATTGAAGCTACGCGCTGGATCAAGCAGAACCTGCCCGGCGCCAAGGTCTCGGGCGGGGTGTCGAATGTGTCCTTCAGTTTCCGTGGCAACGACCCGGTGCGCGAGGCCATCCACACGGTCTTCCTGTACCACGCCATTCAGGCGGGCCTGGACATGGGCATCGTCAACGCCGGCATGGTGGGTGTGTACGACGACCTCGACGCCGAGCTGCGCGAGCGCGTGGAGGACGTGGTGCTGAACCGCCGCCCCGATTCCGGCGAGCGCCTGATTGAAGTGGCCGAGCGCGCCAAGGGCATGGCCATCGACGACACGGCCCGCCTGGCCTGGCGCGCTGGTGATGTGAACCAGCGCCTCAGCCATGCCCTGGTGCATGGCATCACCGATTTCATCGATGCGGATACCGAAGAAGCCTGGCAAGCCATCCAGGCCAGCGGCGGCCGGCCTCTGCATGTGATCGAAGGCCCGCTGATGGCCGGCATGAATGTGGTTGGCGATCTCTTCGGCGCCGGCAAGATGTTCCTGCCCCAGGTGGTCAAGTCGGCCCGCGTGATGAAGCAGGCGGTGGCCCATTTGCTGCCGTACATCGAGGCCGAGAAGAAGGCCTTGATCGATGCCGGCGGCGAGGCCAAACCCAAGGGCAAGATCGTCATCGCCACCGTCAAGGGCGATGTGCACGACATCGGCAAGAACATCGTCACCGTGGTCCTGCAGTGCAACAACTTCGAGGTGGTGAACATGGGCGTGATGGTGCCCTGCCAGGACATCCTTGCCCGCGCCAAGGAAGAGGGCGCCGACATCATCGGCCTGTCCGGCCTGATCACGCCCAGCCTGGAGGAAATGCAGCATGTGGCCGCCGAGATGCAGCGCGACGAGCATTTCCGCTCGCGCGGCACGCCGCTCTTGATCGGTGGCGCCACCTGCAGCCGGGTGCACACCGCCGTCAAGATCTCGCCCCATTACGAAGGCCCGGTGGTCTATGTGCCCGATGCCTCGCGCAGTGTCGGAGTCTGCAGCGATCTGCTCTCGGACGAGCGCGCCGCCAAATTCATCGCCGAGTTGCGCAGCGATTACGAACAAGTGCGCCATCTGCATGCCAACAAGAAGCAGACGCCCATGGTCAGCCTGGCCGAGGCGCGCGCCAACAAGCATGCCGTGGACTGGGCGAGTTATCGGCCGCCGGTGCCCCAGTTCATCGGCCGCCGTGTGATCCGCAACTACGACCTGGCCGATCTGGCCGAAGCCATCGACTGGGGTCCGTTCTTCCAGACCTGGGATCTGGCCGGCCCCTTCCCGGCCATCCTCAAGGACGAGATCGTCGGCAGCGAGGCGCAGCGCGTCTTCAGCGATGGCAAGCGCATGCTGGAGCGCCTGATCAAGGGACGCTGGCTGCAGGCCAATGGCGTGTTCGGCCTCTACCCCGCCGCCCAGGTCAACGACGACGACATCGAGATCTACAGCGATGAAAGCCGCAGCGAGGTGCTGATGACCTGGCACGGCCTGCGCATGCAGAGCGAGCGCCCGGTGGTGGACGGGGTCAAGCGGCCGAACCGCAGCCTGTCCGATTTCATCGCGCCCAAGGGCGCAGTGCCCGACTACATCGGCTTGTTCGCGGTGACCGCCGGCCTGGGCGTGGAGAAGAAAGAAGCCCAGTTCCTGGCCGACCACGACGACTACTCCGCCATCATGTTCAAGGCCCTGGCCGACCGCCTGGCCGAGGCCTTTGCCGAGCGCCTGCACCAGCGTGTGCGCACCGAGTTCTGGGGCTATGCCGCCGACGAGGCGCTGAGCAATGAGGCGCTGATCCAGGAGCAGTACCGCGGTATCCGCCCGGCGCCGGGCTATCCGGCCTGCCCCGACCATCTGGTCAAACGCGCCTTGTTCCAGACCCTGACGCCGGAAGAGATCGGCATGGGCCTGACCGACAGCATGGCCATGACGCCGGCCGCCAGCGTCTCGGGCTTCTACTTCGCCCACCCGGATGCGGCTTACTTCAATGTGGGCCGCATCGGCGAAGACCAGGTGGCCGATTGGGCGCAGCGCATGGCTTTGAGCAAAGAAGCGGCCGAGCGGGCCCTGGCGCCCCTGCTCTGA
- a CDS encoding glycine zipper 2TM domain-containing protein, with amino-acid sequence MKAPVSFSASQIVASVLGAGVLLGGAYAVGRAQSPEAPAPQTVAAEPAPLKAQLASEKATSSRAESKVVDEPKPAKPEAAALCADCARVLAVNEETREGKASGLGAVGGAVIGGLLGNQIGGGTGKKIATVGGAVAGGMAGNEIEKRQKSHRVWVVRVKLDDGRVQSFVRESDPQFQVGDVLRVRNGQWQRQP; translated from the coding sequence ATGAAAGCCCCTGTTTCTTTTTCAGCCAGTCAAATCGTCGCCAGCGTTCTCGGCGCGGGCGTGTTGCTCGGTGGTGCCTATGCCGTCGGTCGCGCCCAGTCGCCAGAGGCACCGGCGCCACAAACGGTCGCCGCCGAGCCGGCCCCGCTGAAAGCGCAGCTGGCCTCGGAGAAAGCCACATCGTCTCGGGCTGAAAGCAAGGTCGTGGACGAGCCCAAGCCGGCCAAGCCGGAGGCCGCAGCCCTGTGCGCCGATTGCGCCCGCGTGCTGGCCGTGAATGAAGAGACGCGCGAAGGCAAGGCCAGCGGCCTGGGCGCCGTCGGCGGCGCCGTGATCGGCGGCCTGCTGGGCAATCAGATCGGCGGCGGCACCGGCAAGAAGATCGCCACCGTCGGCGGTGCGGTCGCCGGCGGCATGGCCGGCAATGAGATCGAGAAGCGCCAGAAGTCGCACCGGGTCTGGGTGGTGCGCGTCAAGCTCGACGATGGTCGCGTGCAGAGCTTTGTGCGCGAGAGCGATCCGCAGTTCCAGGTCGGCGATGTGCTGCGGGTCCGCAACGGCCAGTGGCAGCGGCAGCCCTGA
- a CDS encoding VOC family protein, with protein sequence MDHPVGPLHQIAITVAELERALPFYRDVLGLKFLFSAGPNLAFLSDGSVRFMLSTPQGAGQAGANSLLYFRVPEIDSSYAAITGRGATPERPPQMAAQMPITSSGSPLSAARRVI encoded by the coding sequence ATGGATCACCCCGTCGGCCCCTTGCATCAGATCGCCATCACCGTGGCCGAGCTCGAACGCGCCTTGCCCTTCTACCGTGATGTGCTGGGCCTGAAGTTTCTGTTCAGCGCCGGGCCCAATCTGGCCTTTCTCAGCGACGGCTCGGTGCGCTTCATGCTGAGCACCCCGCAAGGGGCCGGGCAAGCCGGCGCCAACTCGCTCTTGTACTTTCGGGTGCCCGAGATCGATTCCAGCTACGCCGCCATCACCGGGCGCGGCGCCACCCCCGAACGCCCACCCCAGATGGCCGCCCAGATGCCGATCACCAGCTCTGGATCGCCTTTGTCCGCGGCCCGGAGGGTAATCTGA
- a CDS encoding YifB family Mg chelatase-like AAA ATPase, whose product MSLAVVHSRALDGLTAAPVSVEVHLANGLPSFTLVGLAETEVKESRERVRAALQNSGLAFPHNKRITVNLAPAELPKEGGRFDLPIALGLLAASEQIDAQQLERLECAGELSLGGELRPVRGALAMSLALRREGSSRRLLLPEASAAEAALVEGVPVHAARHLLDLVEALRPGSDSLLPRARALLPAQPITAAPDLRDIKGQAGAKRALEIAAAGGLSLLMVGPPGTGKSMLAQRLCGLLPPMNEDEALESAAVLSLAGQFQPERWRQRVMRNPHHSASAVALVGGGSPPRPGEISLAQHGVLFLDELPEFNRSALEALREPMETGRILISRAARQAEFPARFQLVAAMNPCPCGNHGSPLRACRCAPDQIARYQSRLSGPFLDRLDLLVEVPVQPPELLHSAADGEASAVVAERVARARLRALERQGCSNAALSAAQVDSHVALEPAAQAFLIKAAQRLSWSARSHHRVLRVARTVADLAGSASIEVQHLSEAIQYRRGLATP is encoded by the coding sequence ATGTCTCTGGCCGTTGTCCACAGCCGCGCCCTGGACGGGCTGACCGCCGCACCGGTCAGCGTGGAGGTGCATCTGGCCAACGGCCTGCCCTCCTTCACCTTGGTCGGCCTGGCCGAAACCGAGGTCAAGGAATCGCGCGAACGCGTACGCGCGGCCCTGCAAAACAGCGGGCTCGCTTTTCCCCACAACAAAAGAATCACGGTGAATTTGGCGCCGGCGGAGCTGCCCAAGGAAGGCGGCCGCTTCGACCTGCCCATCGCCCTGGGCCTGCTGGCGGCCAGCGAGCAGATCGATGCACAGCAGCTGGAGCGGCTGGAATGCGCCGGTGAGCTGTCTCTGGGCGGCGAGCTGCGTCCGGTGCGTGGCGCCCTGGCCATGAGCCTGGCGCTGCGGCGCGAAGGCAGCAGCAGGCGCCTGCTGCTGCCCGAGGCCAGCGCGGCCGAGGCGGCCCTGGTCGAGGGCGTGCCGGTGCATGCGGCGCGGCATCTGCTTGATCTGGTTGAGGCTTTGCGCCCCGGCAGCGACAGCCTGCTGCCCCGCGCTCGCGCGCTGCTGCCGGCCCAGCCGATCACGGCGGCGCCCGATCTGCGCGACATCAAGGGCCAGGCCGGCGCCAAGCGCGCGCTCGAGATCGCCGCGGCTGGCGGCCTGAGCCTCTTGATGGTGGGGCCGCCGGGCACGGGCAAATCCATGCTGGCCCAGCGCCTGTGCGGCCTGCTGCCGCCGATGAACGAAGACGAGGCCCTGGAATCGGCCGCCGTGCTCAGCCTGGCCGGCCAGTTTCAGCCCGAGCGCTGGCGCCAGCGCGTGATGCGCAACCCGCACCACAGCGCCTCGGCCGTGGCCCTGGTCGGCGGTGGCTCACCGCCGCGGCCGGGCGAAATCTCACTCGCCCAGCATGGCGTTTTGTTTCTCGATGAACTGCCCGAGTTCAACCGCTCGGCCCTGGAAGCCCTGCGTGAACCGATGGAAACCGGCCGCATCCTGATCTCGCGCGCCGCGCGCCAGGCAGAGTTCCCGGCCCGCTTCCAGCTGGTCGCTGCCATGAACCCCTGCCCCTGCGGCAACCATGGCAGCCCGCTGCGTGCCTGCCGCTGCGCACCCGATCAGATTGCACGTTATCAGTCGCGCCTCAGCGGCCCCTTCCTGGATCGGCTGGACCTGCTGGTCGAGGTGCCGGTGCAGCCGCCCGAGCTGCTGCACAGCGCCGCCGATGGCGAAGCCAGCGCCGTGGTGGCCGAACGCGTCGCCCGCGCTCGCCTGCGGGCTCTGGAACGCCAAGGCTGCAGCAATGCCGCGCTCAGCGCCGCCCAAGTCGACTCGCATGTCGCGCTCGAGCCCGCCGCCCAGGCCTTTTTAATCAAAGCCGCGCAACGCCTGTCCTGGAGCGCCCGCAGCCACCACCGCGTGCTTCGCGTGGCCCGCACGGTGGCCGACCTGGCGGGCAGCGCGAGCATCGAGGTGCAGCATCTCAGCGAGGCGATTCAGTACCGGCGCGGGCTGGCTACGCCTTGA
- a CDS encoding TorF family putative porin translates to MKTTPFALATTFALVLGTLLPLAAQAEEAASPLSFNASVTTDYRYRGISQSRLKPALQGGADYVAANGFYIGTWASTIKWIKDAPYNGGASVEIDVYGGYKTEVAPGLTLDVGALTYIYSGNDLNPSANTTEVYGALSYGVFTAKYSHSTTNLFGTANSKGSGYLDLSATLDLGEGFSLVPHLGRQKVKNNPAGSYADYAVTLNKDYAGISFGATLINTNTDAYVGGPSSKNLGKSGFVLSAKKTF, encoded by the coding sequence ATGAAGACAACACCGTTTGCTTTGGCCACGACCTTTGCCCTGGTTCTGGGCACCTTGCTGCCCCTGGCGGCACAGGCCGAAGAGGCTGCCAGCCCGCTGAGCTTCAATGCCAGCGTCACCACCGATTACCGCTACCGCGGTATTTCGCAAAGCCGCCTGAAGCCCGCTCTGCAAGGCGGCGCGGACTATGTGGCTGCCAACGGCTTCTACATCGGCACCTGGGCCTCCACCATCAAGTGGATCAAGGACGCACCCTACAACGGCGGCGCTTCGGTGGAGATCGATGTGTACGGTGGCTACAAGACCGAGGTGGCACCGGGCCTGACCCTCGATGTGGGCGCGCTGACCTACATCTACTCGGGCAATGACCTGAACCCCAGCGCCAACACCACCGAGGTCTACGGCGCCCTGAGCTACGGCGTCTTCACCGCCAAGTATTCGCACAGCACCACCAATCTCTTCGGCACCGCCAACAGCAAAGGCAGCGGCTACCTGGACCTGAGCGCCACGCTGGATCTGGGCGAGGGCTTCAGCCTGGTGCCGCATCTGGGCCGCCAGAAGGTCAAGAACAACCCGGCCGGTTCCTACGCCGATTACGCGGTGACCCTGAACAAGGACTACGCCGGCATCAGCTTCGGCGCCACCTTGATCAACACCAACACGGACGCCTACGTCGGTGGCCCGTCGTCCAAGAACCTGGGCAAGAGCGGCTTTGTGCTCTCGGCCAAGAAGACCTTCTGA
- the glnK gene encoding P-II family nitrogen regulator, with the protein MKLITAIIKPFKLDEVREALSAIGVQGLTVTEVKGFGRQKGHTELYRGAEYVVDFLPKVKVEAAVADAVVEQVIEAIEGAARTGKIGDGKIFVSPLDQVVRIRTGETGQDAL; encoded by the coding sequence ATGAAACTCATCACCGCCATCATCAAACCCTTCAAGCTCGACGAGGTGCGCGAAGCCCTGAGCGCCATCGGCGTGCAAGGCCTGACTGTCACCGAGGTCAAGGGCTTCGGTCGCCAGAAAGGCCACACCGAGCTCTACCGCGGCGCCGAGTACGTGGTGGACTTCCTGCCCAAGGTGAAGGTCGAGGCCGCCGTGGCCGACGCCGTGGTGGAGCAGGTGATCGAGGCCATCGAGGGCGCCGCCCGCACCGGCAAGATCGGTGACGGCAAGATTTTTGTCTCTCCGCTGGACCAGGTGGTGCGCATCCGCACCGGCGAAACCGGTCAAGACGCGCTCTGA
- a CDS encoding ammonium transporter has translation MKKLLATLALAAAVLAPAAWAQDGAASAPAAVATAAAPDASAPAAVAPVAPAPEASAAAPASAAPADAASAPVLVPNKGDTTWMMLSTLLVILMTVPGLALFYGGLVRSKNMLSVLMQVMVAFSMIVVLWVIYGYSFAFTEGNAFIGGTDRLMLKGVWDNAAGTFANAATFSKGVVIPEIVFAAFQATFAGITACLIIGAFAERIKFSAALAFLALWFTFSYLPVAHMVWFWMGPDAYTAAGVVDEMNGKAGLLWQWGALDFAGGTVVHINAAVAGLVGAFMVGKRIGYGKEAFTPHSLTLTMVGASLLWVGWFGFNAGSALEANGFAALAFINTLVATAAAVLSWSIGEALHKGKASMLGAASGAVAGLVAITPAAGNVGVGGALIIGVIAGFACLWGVSGLKKLLGADDSLDVFGVHGVGGIVGALLTGVFNSPNLGGPSLVADWVTVSMVTADAYTIAGQVLTQAKAVGVTVIWSAVVSVVAYKLVDLVIGLRVSEEDERQGLDISSHGETAYHK, from the coding sequence ATCAAGAAACTTCTCGCCACCTTGGCCCTGGCCGCCGCGGTGCTCGCACCGGCTGCCTGGGCGCAAGACGGCGCAGCCTCGGCCCCGGCTGCGGTGGCCACCGCAGCGGCGCCCGACGCCAGCGCGCCCGCCGCCGTCGCGCCGGTCGCACCTGCCCCAGAAGCCTCGGCCGCAGCGCCGGCCAGCGCCGCCCCGGCCGATGCGGCCTCGGCCCCGGTGCTGGTGCCCAACAAGGGCGACACCACCTGGATGATGCTGTCCACCCTGCTGGTCATCCTGATGACCGTGCCCGGCCTGGCCCTGTTCTACGGCGGCCTGGTGCGCAGCAAGAACATGCTGTCGGTGCTGATGCAGGTGATGGTGGCCTTCTCCATGATCGTGGTGCTGTGGGTGATCTACGGCTACAGCTTCGCCTTCACCGAGGGCAATGCCTTCATCGGCGGCACCGACCGGCTGATGCTCAAGGGCGTCTGGGACAACGCGGCCGGCACCTTTGCCAACGCGGCCACTTTCAGCAAGGGCGTGGTCATCCCGGAGATCGTGTTCGCAGCCTTCCAGGCCACCTTCGCCGGCATCACCGCCTGCCTGATCATTGGCGCCTTTGCCGAACGCATCAAGTTCAGCGCCGCCCTGGCTTTCCTGGCTCTGTGGTTCACCTTCAGCTACCTGCCGGTGGCGCACATGGTTTGGTTCTGGATGGGCCCGGACGCCTACACCGCTGCAGGTGTGGTCGATGAAATGAACGGCAAGGCCGGTCTGCTCTGGCAATGGGGCGCGCTGGACTTCGCCGGCGGCACCGTGGTTCACATCAATGCCGCCGTGGCCGGCCTGGTCGGCGCCTTCATGGTGGGCAAGCGCATCGGTTACGGCAAAGAGGCCTTCACCCCGCACAGCCTGACCCTTACCATGGTCGGCGCCTCGCTGCTGTGGGTGGGTTGGTTCGGCTTCAACGCCGGCTCGGCGCTGGAAGCCAACGGCTTCGCCGCCCTGGCCTTCATCAACACCCTGGTGGCCACCGCCGCTGCGGTGCTGTCCTGGTCCATCGGTGAAGCGCTGCACAAGGGCAAGGCTTCGATGCTGGGCGCGGCCTCCGGCGCCGTGGCCGGCCTGGTGGCCATCACCCCGGCCGCTGGCAATGTGGGTGTCGGCGGTGCGCTGATCATCGGCGTGATCGCGGGCTTCGCCTGCCTCTGGGGCGTGTCGGGTCTAAAGAAGCTGCTAGGCGCGGACGACTCGCTCGATGTCTTCGGCGTGCACGGCGTGGGCGGCATCGTCGGTGCCCTGCTGACCGGTGTTTTCAACTCGCCCAATTTGGGCGGCCCCAGCCTGGTCGCTGACTGGGTGACGGTCAGCATGGTGACGGCCGATGCCTACACCATCGCCGGCCAGGTGCTGACGCAGGCCAAGGCTGTGGGCGTGACCGTGATCTGGTCGGCTGTGGTCTCGGTGGTCGCCTACAAGCTGGTGGACCTGGTCATCGGCCTGCGCGTCAGCGAAGAAGACGAACGCCAAGGTCTGGACATCAGCTCGCATGGCGAGACGGCGTACCACAAATGA
- a CDS encoding response regulator transcription factor — protein MKKAKILIVEDQADIRRLIRWALEDTGHQLYEAPNGSLALDLARTMQPDLVYLDVMMPGGIDGVEVCRQMRADPKLAQALIVMLTADAGQATKTRALEAGANFFLAKPFSPAKLLELTEVLIKKRQQQSAPPDPGP, from the coding sequence ATGAAGAAAGCCAAGATTCTGATCGTCGAGGACCAAGCCGACATCCGCCGACTGATCCGCTGGGCCCTGGAGGACACTGGCCACCAGCTCTACGAAGCGCCCAATGGCAGCCTGGCCCTGGACCTGGCCCGCACCATGCAGCCGGACCTGGTCTACCTCGATGTGATGATGCCCGGTGGTATCGATGGGGTGGAGGTCTGCCGCCAGATGCGCGCCGACCCCAAGCTCGCCCAGGCCCTGATCGTCATGCTCACCGCCGACGCCGGCCAAGCCACCAAGACTCGCGCCCTCGAAGCCGGTGCCAACTTCTTCCTCGCCAAACCCTTCAGCCCCGCCAAACTGCTGGAACTGACCGAGGTGCTGATCAAGAAGCGCCAACAGCAAAGCGCCCCGCCCGATCCAGGACCGTGA
- the gshA gene encoding glutamate--cysteine ligase, which translates to MVPHLTTALTGPINELEQRILESMPAIERWFRLEWMEHTPPFYTSVDLRNAGFKLAPVDTNLFPGGFNNLTADMLPLSVQAAMAAIEKICPEAKNLLLIPENHTRNTFYLSNVATLKRIFTQAGLNVRLGTLDPDVTEPTALNLADGSSLTVEPLVRNRGRLGLKDFDPCTILLNNDLSAGVPRVLEHLHEQYLLPPLHAGWALRRKSQHFKAYEEVAKKFSKLLGMDPWLIHPMSVPVEGVDFSEGQGLEALQAQVDLVLSKTRKKYKEYGINEKPFAVIKPDAGTYGMGVMTVRDAKELVDLNRRSRNKMSVIKDGQEVHQVLVQEGVVTHERVNDAVAEPVVYMMDRYVVGGFYRIHADRGADENLNAPGSSFVPLAFAQSSQLPRPGEKPGASAPNRFYMYGVIARLAMLAASYELELTDPEAEVYA; encoded by the coding sequence ATGGTTCCCCACCTCACCACCGCGCTGACCGGCCCCATCAACGAATTGGAGCAGCGCATCCTGGAATCCATGCCCGCCATCGAGCGCTGGTTCCGCCTGGAATGGATGGAGCACACGCCGCCGTTTTACACCTCGGTGGATTTGCGCAACGCCGGCTTCAAGCTGGCACCGGTGGACACCAATCTGTTTCCCGGTGGCTTCAACAACCTGACGGCGGACATGCTGCCGCTGTCGGTGCAGGCCGCCATGGCCGCGATCGAGAAGATCTGCCCCGAGGCCAAGAACCTCTTGCTGATCCCCGAGAACCACACCCGCAACACCTTCTATCTGAGCAATGTCGCCACGCTCAAACGCATCTTCACGCAAGCCGGCTTGAATGTGCGCCTGGGCACGCTGGACCCGGATGTGACCGAGCCCACCGCGCTGAACCTTGCCGATGGCTCCAGCTTGACGGTGGAGCCCCTGGTGCGCAACCGCGGGCGCCTGGGCCTCAAGGATTTCGATCCCTGCACCATCTTGCTCAACAACGACCTGTCCGCCGGCGTGCCGCGCGTGCTGGAGCATCTGCATGAGCAGTATCTGCTGCCGCCCCTGCATGCGGGTTGGGCGCTGCGCCGCAAGAGCCAGCACTTCAAGGCGTATGAAGAAGTGGCCAAGAAGTTCAGCAAGCTGCTGGGCATGGACCCCTGGTTGATCCATCCCATGTCGGTGCCGGTCGAAGGCGTGGACTTCAGCGAAGGCCAGGGCCTGGAAGCCCTGCAGGCGCAGGTTGACCTGGTGCTCAGCAAGACGCGCAAGAAGTACAAGGAATACGGCATCAACGAGAAGCCCTTCGCGGTGATCAAGCCCGATGCCGGCACCTACGGCATGGGCGTGATGACGGTGCGCGATGCCAAGGAACTGGTCGACCTGAACCGCCGCAGCCGCAACAAGATGAGTGTCATCAAGGACGGCCAGGAAGTGCACCAGGTGCTGGTGCAAGAGGGCGTGGTCACGCACGAGCGCGTCAACGACGCGGTGGCCGAGCCGGTGGTCTACATGATGGACCGCTACGTGGTGGGCGGTTTCTACCGCATCCATGCCGACCGCGGCGCCGACGAAAACCTCAACGCCCCGGGCTCCAGCTTTGTGCCCCTGGCCTTTGCTCAGAGCTCGCAGCTGCCGCGCCCGGGCGAGAAGCCCGGCGCCAGCGCTCCGAACCGCTTCTACATGTATGGCGTGATCGCCCGCCTGGCCATGCTGGCGGCGAGCTATGAGCTGGAGCTCACCGACCCCGAAGCCGAGGTCTACGCTTGA
- a CDS encoding LysR family transcriptional regulator produces MVISSVPKALPSAPEAADSFVRKRLSLRHLRVLQALSEAGSLGAAADALHVTQPAVSKALSEIEQGLGQTLFVRRGRSLRATALGERLIQLAKKLDADLHRGGGDIASIVRGASGELLIGATNAALPQVLPDAMAAMKLEFPHITLSVRTHALTGLINELREGRLDLVVARIRPHEAPPDLEPLCLIAQPEVAAISTVHPLAKTSHKLGWDTLNQQAWIWPLPGTRSRSLQDRLWHDMGQTLPTNLVETGDVMLTLSLLKRMPILALLPQHVAKLAAQNGIAKILPLEADLGLADLTLWHLREPQSEVVERFKQLMLEASQKLG; encoded by the coding sequence ATGGTTATCTCCAGCGTGCCCAAGGCCCTTCCCTCTGCCCCTGAAGCCGCTGACAGCTTTGTTCGCAAGCGCCTGAGCCTGCGTCATTTGCGGGTGCTGCAAGCGCTTTCTGAGGCGGGAAGCCTGGGCGCAGCGGCCGATGCCCTGCATGTCACCCAACCCGCGGTCAGCAAGGCGCTGAGCGAAATCGAGCAAGGCCTAGGACAAACCCTGTTCGTGCGCCGCGGACGCAGCTTGCGCGCCACAGCACTGGGCGAACGGCTGATCCAGCTGGCCAAAAAACTTGATGCCGACCTGCATCGAGGCGGCGGCGACATTGCCTCCATCGTGCGCGGTGCCTCGGGTGAATTGCTGATCGGCGCCACCAATGCCGCCCTGCCCCAGGTGCTGCCGGACGCGATGGCAGCGATGAAGCTGGAGTTCCCCCACATCACCCTGAGCGTGCGCACCCATGCCCTGACCGGGCTGATCAACGAGCTGCGTGAAGGCCGGCTCGATCTCGTGGTGGCGCGCATCCGCCCGCATGAGGCGCCGCCCGATCTGGAGCCCCTGTGCCTGATCGCCCAGCCCGAGGTGGCGGCCATCAGCACCGTGCACCCACTGGCCAAGACCAGCCACAAGCTGGGCTGGGACACACTCAATCAGCAGGCTTGGATCTGGCCCCTGCCCGGCACCCGCTCGCGCAGCCTGCAAGATCGGCTCTGGCATGACATGGGCCAAACCCTGCCCACCAATCTGGTGGAAACCGGCGATGTCATGCTGACCCTGAGCCTGCTCAAGCGCATGCCCATCCTGGCCCTGCTGCCCCAGCATGTGGCCAAGCTGGCGGCGCAGAATGGCATCGCCAAGATCCTGCCCCTGGAGGCTGATCTGGGTCTGGCCGACCTGACCCTCTGGCATCTGCGCGAGCCGCAGAGCGAGGTGGTGGAGCGGTTCAAGCAGCTGATGCTGGAGGCCAGCCAGAAGCTCGGCTGA